The Streptomyces kanamyceticus genome window below encodes:
- a CDS encoding TetR/AcrR family transcriptional regulator — protein sequence MSPRRSAAEAQATRGRILGRAAEIASEEGLDGITIGRLAEELEMSKSGVHKHFGTKETLQISTLDKAFVDFWHRVVEPALTEPPGLRRLRAVCANSVGYLEAPLLPGGCLMTAALSEYDGRPGRVRDAVAEVWSRWREQLRADLAAAVENGELPAGFDIDQALFEIVAAGLALNAAMQLQHDRAAAGRARRAIDRALDQS from the coding sequence ATGTCACCACGACGCTCAGCGGCCGAAGCGCAGGCCACCAGGGGCAGGATCCTCGGCCGTGCCGCCGAGATCGCCTCGGAGGAAGGGCTTGACGGCATCACGATCGGCCGGCTCGCCGAGGAGCTGGAGATGAGCAAGTCCGGGGTGCACAAGCACTTCGGCACCAAGGAGACGCTGCAGATCTCCACGCTGGACAAGGCGTTCGTGGACTTCTGGCACCGGGTGGTCGAGCCCGCCCTGACCGAGCCCCCGGGGCTGCGGCGGCTGCGTGCCGTGTGCGCCAACTCCGTGGGCTACCTCGAAGCGCCGCTGCTGCCCGGCGGCTGTCTGATGACGGCGGCGCTCAGCGAGTACGACGGCCGCCCCGGCCGGGTCCGCGACGCGGTGGCCGAGGTGTGGTCACGCTGGCGGGAACAGCTGCGGGCGGACCTGGCCGCGGCGGTGGAGAACGGCGAACTGCCCGCCGGGTTCGACATCGACCAGGCGCTGTTCGAGATCGTCGCCGCGGGGCTCGCGCTGAACGCGGCCATGCAGCTCCAGCACGACCGGGCGGCCGCGGGCCGGGCCCGCCGCGCGATTGATCGGGCCCTGGACCAGTCCTGA
- a CDS encoding bifunctional cobalt-precorrin-7 (C(5))-methyltransferase/cobalt-precorrin-6B (C(15))-methyltransferase: MTPAPPASPSGIPVAVVGIGAEGWTGLPAASRAALAAADVLIGGPRQLDLLPVADCPGERVAWPSPLRPAVPGLLAAHAGRRVAVLASGDPMFYGIGRALTEVLGPDALRVLPHPSAVSLACARLGWPVEDTEAVTLVGRPAARLAAALHDGRRLLVLSANAATPGEIAALLTERGFGPSGLRVLEQLGSERELTYEGVADAWEHAPGDALNVVAVECRRSPGALRLGAVPGLPDAAYDSDGQLTKRHVRAATLAALAPAPGELLWDVGGGSGSIAVEWMRAHPSCRACTVEKNPVRAERITRNADRLGVPGLRVVTGAAPAALAELPTPDAVFIGGGLTAPGLLDACWAALPVGGRLVANTVTLESEALLADRYRRHGGDLVRLAVAQAVPVGGFTGWRQAMPVTQWSVTKSGDQER, from the coding sequence GTGACCCCCGCACCACCGGCCTCCCCCTCCGGCATACCCGTCGCCGTCGTCGGGATCGGGGCCGAAGGATGGACCGGGCTCCCCGCCGCGTCGCGCGCGGCCCTCGCCGCCGCCGACGTCCTGATCGGCGGCCCGCGCCAGCTCGACCTGCTGCCCGTCGCCGACTGTCCCGGCGAACGCGTCGCCTGGCCGTCGCCGCTGCGGCCCGCCGTGCCGGGACTGCTCGCCGCCCACGCGGGACGCCGCGTCGCGGTCCTCGCCAGCGGCGACCCGATGTTCTACGGCATCGGGCGCGCCCTGACCGAGGTGCTCGGCCCCGACGCGCTGCGCGTCCTGCCGCACCCCTCCGCCGTCTCCCTCGCCTGCGCGCGCCTGGGCTGGCCCGTCGAGGACACCGAGGCCGTCACGCTCGTCGGCCGCCCGGCCGCCCGGCTCGCCGCCGCGCTGCACGACGGGCGCCGCCTCCTCGTGCTGAGCGCGAACGCGGCGACCCCCGGCGAGATCGCCGCCCTGCTGACCGAGCGCGGCTTCGGCCCGAGCGGGCTCCGCGTACTCGAACAGCTCGGTTCCGAGCGGGAGTTGACGTACGAAGGCGTCGCCGACGCCTGGGAGCACGCGCCCGGCGACGCGCTGAACGTCGTCGCGGTCGAGTGCCGCCGCTCCCCCGGCGCGCTGCGGCTCGGCGCCGTGCCGGGACTGCCCGACGCGGCGTACGACAGCGACGGCCAGCTCACCAAGCGGCACGTGCGCGCCGCCACCCTCGCGGCCCTCGCGCCCGCGCCCGGCGAACTCCTGTGGGACGTGGGCGGCGGCTCCGGTTCGATCGCCGTGGAGTGGATGCGGGCGCACCCCTCGTGCCGCGCCTGCACCGTCGAGAAGAACCCCGTACGGGCCGAGCGGATCACCCGCAACGCCGACCGGCTCGGCGTGCCGGGACTGCGCGTCGTCACCGGCGCCGCACCCGCTGCCCTTGCCGAACTCCCCACGCCCGACGCCGTGTTCATCGGCGGCGGCCTGACCGCGCCCGGCCTGCTCGACGCGTGCTGGGCCGCACTCCCCGTGGGCGGGCGGCTCGTCGCCAACACCGTCACGCTGGAGTCCGAGGCCCTGCTCGCCGACCGGTACCGACGGCACGGCGGCGACCTCGTGCGCCTCGCGGTCGCACAGGCCGTCCCTGTCGGCGGCTTCACCGGATGGCGGCAGGCCATGCCGGTCACCCAGTGGTCCGTCACCAAGTCTGGAGATCAAGAACGATGA
- a CDS encoding FecCD family ABC transporter permease: MLVDRPPSRRGLATGLLVGLALLVVAGAASLAVGTQRIPLDQVWDALFHPTGSEYDGIVRQLRLPRTLIGIAAGAALGLAGALMQTLTRNPLADPGLLGVNAGASAAVVTAIGVLGIGSFTGYLWFALGGAALAAVLVNALGGSRSATPVRLALAGTAVNAALFGYVNGLQLADPETLDTMRYWSVGTLAGRDPDLLVAVLPLLAAGALLALALARPLGALALGDDAARALGAHVGRTRVLSIVAITLLCGGATAVCGPIGFVGLMVPHAVRAFGGTEPRRLFPLSALYAPVLMLGSDVIGRILVPPSEIEVGIVTTFVGGLLFIHLVRQRKAVQL; encoded by the coding sequence ATGCTCGTCGACCGTCCCCCCTCACGCCGCGGCCTCGCCACAGGACTGCTCGTCGGCCTCGCCCTGCTGGTCGTCGCCGGCGCCGCGAGCCTCGCCGTCGGCACCCAGCGGATCCCGCTCGACCAGGTGTGGGACGCGCTGTTCCACCCGACCGGCAGCGAGTACGACGGGATCGTGCGCCAACTGCGGCTCCCCCGCACCCTGATCGGCATCGCCGCGGGCGCCGCGCTCGGCCTCGCCGGGGCCCTGATGCAGACGCTGACCCGCAACCCGCTCGCCGACCCCGGACTGCTCGGCGTGAACGCGGGCGCGTCCGCCGCCGTCGTCACCGCGATCGGCGTCCTCGGCATCGGCTCCTTCACCGGCTACCTCTGGTTCGCGCTCGGCGGCGCCGCGCTCGCCGCCGTCCTGGTCAACGCGCTCGGCGGCAGCCGCTCCGCCACGCCCGTACGCCTCGCCCTGGCGGGTACCGCGGTCAACGCCGCCCTGTTCGGCTACGTCAACGGCCTCCAACTCGCCGACCCGGAAACCCTCGACACCATGCGGTACTGGTCCGTCGGCACCCTCGCGGGCCGCGACCCCGACCTGCTCGTCGCCGTCCTGCCGCTGCTCGCCGCGGGCGCCCTCCTCGCCCTCGCGCTCGCCAGGCCGCTCGGCGCGCTCGCCCTCGGCGACGACGCGGCACGGGCACTCGGCGCGCACGTCGGCCGCACCCGGGTCCTGTCCATCGTCGCGATCACGCTGCTGTGCGGCGGCGCGACGGCGGTCTGCGGCCCGATCGGCTTCGTCGGCCTGATGGTCCCGCACGCCGTACGCGCGTTCGGCGGCACGGAGCCGCGGCGGCTCTTCCCACTCAGCGCCCTGTACGCCCCGGTCCTGATGCTCGGCTCCGACGTCATCGGGCGGATCCTCGTACCCCCCTCCGAGATCGAGGTGGGCATCGTCACCACGTTCGTGGGCGGCCTGCTCTTCATCCACCTGGTGCGGCAGCGGAAGGCGGTCCAGCTGTGA
- a CDS encoding FecCD family ABC transporter permease — protein MSRRHFRAGGLSLRVAPRALLTGLVLLLVAATVTVFAIGTGRYELSPAEVLRTLAGEGPPGAEFIVVDLRLPRALDGLLVGCAMGMAGAVFQSLSRNPLGSPDIIGFGSGASVGALVAIIVLDAGAPQTAFGAVCGGFATAAAVYLLAWKRGVHGHRLVLVGIGASAVIGSVTSFLYVRADIGKAAQAATWMIGSLNGRGWSDVWIAAAGLAALTPVILVYGRRLTLLEMGDDTAAGLGVPPERTRLVLLAAGTGLTAMAVAAAGPIPFVALAAPQLARRVTRAPGPNVLPAALMGAALVTCADWTTQRISDSTILPVGVVTGVAGGLYLAWLLIRERRAGRV, from the coding sequence GTGAGCCGACGGCACTTCAGGGCGGGCGGGCTCTCGCTGCGCGTCGCGCCCCGCGCGCTCCTCACCGGTCTGGTCCTGCTGCTCGTCGCCGCCACCGTGACCGTGTTCGCGATCGGCACCGGACGGTACGAACTCAGCCCCGCCGAGGTGCTGCGCACCCTCGCCGGTGAAGGCCCTCCCGGCGCGGAGTTCATCGTCGTCGACCTGCGGCTGCCGCGCGCCCTCGACGGTCTGCTCGTGGGCTGCGCGATGGGCATGGCGGGCGCGGTCTTCCAGTCCCTCTCGCGCAATCCGCTGGGCAGCCCGGACATCATCGGCTTCGGCAGCGGCGCGTCCGTGGGGGCGCTCGTCGCGATCATCGTGCTCGACGCGGGCGCTCCGCAGACGGCGTTCGGCGCGGTCTGCGGCGGCTTCGCGACCGCCGCGGCGGTCTATCTGCTCGCGTGGAAGCGCGGGGTGCACGGGCACCGCCTGGTGCTCGTGGGCATCGGCGCGTCGGCGGTCATCGGCTCCGTGACGAGCTTCCTCTACGTACGCGCGGACATCGGCAAGGCGGCGCAGGCCGCGACCTGGATGATCGGCTCGCTCAACGGCCGCGGCTGGAGCGACGTGTGGATCGCGGCGGCGGGGCTCGCCGCCCTGACCCCCGTCATCCTCGTGTACGGGCGCAGGCTCACGCTCCTGGAGATGGGCGACGACACGGCGGCCGGACTCGGCGTACCTCCCGAGCGCACCCGCCTCGTGCTGCTCGCCGCGGGCACCGGCCTGACCGCGATGGCGGTCGCGGCCGCGGGCCCCATCCCCTTCGTCGCACTCGCCGCGCCGCAACTGGCCCGCCGGGTGACCCGCGCCCCCGGCCCGAACGTCCTGCCCGCCGCGCTGATGGGCGCGGCCCTGGTGACCTGCGCGGACTGGACGACCCAACGCATCTCGGACTCGACGATCCTGCCGGTAGGGGTGGTGACGGGGGTAGCGGGCGGCCTCTACCTGGCGTGGCTGCTGATACGGGAGAGACGGGCGGGGCGGGTGTGA
- the tsaD gene encoding tRNA (adenosine(37)-N6)-threonylcarbamoyltransferase complex transferase subunit TsaD, whose translation MGSVVVLGIESSCDETGAGLVRDGRLLGHAVASSMDEHARYGGVVPEIAARAHVHALTPVVRRALDDAGLRMSDIGAVAVTTGPGLSGALQVGLAGAKSLAYALDVPLHGVHHLAGHVAADTLEHGPLPDPCVVLIVSGGHTSLLLVRDLARDPIVHLGDTLDDAAGECFDKVARVFGLPYPGGPAIDRAARDGDPAAVAFPRPLTGPRDAPYDFSFSGLKTAAARWAEGHAGRALPVADGAAALQEAVADVLTRKAVAACRAHGVGTLVVVGGVAANSRVRSLAEERCGAAGIELRVPPLRLCTDNGAMIAAVGDLLVRAGAGAAPLDVSIDPSAPLEFAALAPRAAVGG comes from the coding sequence ATGGGCTCTGTGGTGGTGCTCGGCATCGAGTCGTCCTGCGACGAGACGGGCGCGGGACTCGTCCGCGACGGGCGGCTCCTGGGCCACGCCGTCGCGTCGAGCATGGACGAACACGCCCGCTACGGCGGCGTCGTCCCGGAGATCGCCGCCCGCGCCCACGTCCACGCGCTCACCCCGGTGGTCCGCCGCGCCCTGGACGACGCGGGCCTGCGGATGTCCGACATCGGCGCGGTCGCGGTGACCACGGGACCCGGGCTCTCCGGCGCCCTCCAGGTCGGCCTCGCGGGCGCGAAGAGCCTCGCGTACGCCCTGGACGTGCCGCTGCACGGCGTGCACCACCTCGCGGGCCACGTCGCCGCCGACACCCTGGAGCACGGTCCGCTGCCCGACCCCTGCGTGGTCCTGATCGTCTCCGGCGGCCACACCTCGCTCCTTCTCGTACGCGACCTCGCGCGCGACCCGATCGTCCACCTCGGCGACACCCTGGACGACGCGGCGGGCGAGTGCTTCGACAAGGTCGCCCGCGTCTTCGGACTGCCCTACCCCGGCGGCCCCGCCATCGACCGGGCGGCCAGGGACGGCGACCCCGCGGCGGTGGCCTTCCCGCGCCCGCTCACAGGACCGCGCGACGCCCCGTACGACTTCTCCTTCTCCGGCCTGAAGACGGCCGCAGCGCGCTGGGCCGAGGGCCACGCGGGGCGCGCGCTGCCGGTCGCCGACGGCGCGGCGGCGCTCCAGGAGGCCGTCGCCGACGTGCTCACCCGGAAGGCGGTCGCGGCCTGTCGCGCGCACGGCGTGGGCACGCTGGTCGTGGTCGGCGGCGTCGCGGCGAACTCGCGCGTTCGCTCGCTCGCCGAGGAGCGCTGCGGGGCGGCGGGCATCGAATTGCGGGTGCCGCCGCTGCGGCTGTGCACGGACAACGGCGCGATGATCGCGGCGGTGGGGGATCTGCTGGTGCGGGCGGGGGCGGGGGCCGCGCCGCTGGACGTGTCGATCGATCCCTCGGCGCCGCTGGAGTTCGCCGCGCTTGCGCCGAGGGCGGCGGTTGGCGGGTAA
- the cobM gene encoding precorrin-4 C(11)-methyltransferase: MTVYFIGAGPGAADLITVRGARTLAACQVCLYAGSLVPVELLDECPDRARLVDTARLNLDEITGELVRAHEQGLDVARLHSGDPSVFSAVAEQMRRLDAAGVPYEVVPGVPAFAAAAAALKRELTVPTVGQTVILTRIAQRATAMPEGEDLATLGRSGALLVLHLAAGYVDRVVEELLPHYGAECPVAVVALASRPDEVILRGALGDIAEQVKAAGIVRTAVIMVGRTLGAEQFRDSHLYSADRDRHVC; the protein is encoded by the coding sequence ATGACCGTGTACTTCATCGGCGCGGGACCCGGCGCCGCCGACCTGATCACGGTGCGCGGCGCCCGCACGCTCGCCGCCTGCCAGGTCTGCCTGTACGCGGGCAGCCTGGTGCCGGTCGAGCTCCTCGACGAATGCCCGGACAGGGCACGCCTGGTGGACACCGCGCGGCTCAACCTCGATGAGATCACCGGGGAGTTGGTGCGGGCCCACGAGCAGGGGCTCGACGTGGCGCGGCTGCACTCCGGCGATCCTTCCGTGTTCAGCGCGGTCGCCGAGCAGATGCGGCGCCTCGACGCGGCGGGCGTGCCGTACGAAGTGGTGCCCGGTGTACCGGCGTTCGCCGCGGCGGCGGCCGCGCTCAAGCGGGAGCTGACCGTGCCCACGGTCGGGCAGACGGTGATCCTCACGCGGATCGCGCAGCGGGCCACGGCGATGCCGGAGGGCGAGGACCTCGCCACTCTGGGGCGGAGCGGGGCACTGCTCGTCCTCCACCTCGCCGCGGGGTACGTCGACCGCGTGGTCGAGGAGCTGCTTCCGCATTACGGGGCGGAGTGCCCTGTCGCCGTGGTCGCTCTGGCCAGTCGGCCGGACGAGGTGATTCTGCGCGGGGCCCTCGGCGACATCGCGGAGCAGGTGAAGGCCGCCGGGATCGTACGGACCGCCGTCATCATGGTCGGCCGCACGCTGGGCGCGGAGCAGTTCCGGGACAGTCACCTGTACTCCGCCGACAGGGACCGGCACGTCTGCTGA